In the Scomber japonicus isolate fScoJap1 chromosome 18, fScoJap1.pri, whole genome shotgun sequence genome, one interval contains:
- the LOC128378196 gene encoding interferon-induced very large GTPase 1-like isoform X2, translating to MKEQYQRQIETLLSRLHLQDKYKQKLTPADFLRINRSVKQHHDTSEKDLAHTFLQRLMMLDYRSRYIPIKQDSPEISYSEPENTKTEEDDFDVVFSTSVDSDQPKQSHVHPMDVQMAVFHCSDSFLKQNMITKLSQCQYALPLLVPDPVTMDIECPLWTFRQIRKSWKITQTKDDSNTVTMKSIPIYRAETPMVSFIRLGSLSLSKSQLMNTLINERHSTFFHRNCPGSTKSRHLMDGVAEIAWYCPAGKPNDAFSDCITFCNLHGDALMIEKQREILMEKSSVNVVLVPTLERGDKSWTVISALLNSPKPLICLIVDNDCGAIKMKEGKYKMGLKDKSQSDVSEELKGIIGKILSGPHTVFKLATMAEVSGIRVDEDDTVCRKGKTAAMKIVDLLQGMDVSKIKDKYLKCQGQLWHDWCKINKEQYHLKGDIEKEKCKKQQEMKKIRQEQCSASCSKLMKLFIESLSSLPSEEKEYFLKWIQILLDALSTDDLSSILQKYDEKWSEVLTLKKKHDKSKQLMSKQTELEEISKKLQSATFGLEHIFREIGQIYEAHKSLQEQTKMEETDWSKYPELAAELMISGHPMELMDGDAGHVPLTWISSLLDEVIKKLGDKRVFVLSVLGVQSSGKSTMLNAMFGLQFAVSAGRCTKGAFMQLVKVSEEKKKDFKFDYVLVVDTEGLRALELAGNATLHHDNELATFVVGLGNMTLINIFGENPAEMQDVLQIVVQAFMRMKKVKLSPSCVFVHQNVTDIGAAEKNMDGKRRLQEKLDQMTKLAAKEEVCDAECFNDIIKFDVQKDVKYFAQLWEGSPPMAPPNPGYSESVQDLKNSILSKASQSTGTTLSQFKSNIKDLWNALLKENFVFSFKNTLEIAVYRKLEVQYANWTWTLRSHMLTIENQLHTRIENGKLDNVELSYLFKEMSKTYEEIEKGMEVYFDDDRDKEMLVQWRGRFEIKIKEFHDEQVRGVKRKLDKVIQQKKACKKMDDKKTEFEKKLLQESKELAQQLKDKAKDEEELQKQFNSVWSVWVSEFTRDIKPIEDINLEQEQMSILHELGIECSLIDDSKSCENYKKISKIGDYYTYVTLNKHQELCNKRQNRNTKEQGTLKTTWVSLRNFFQKEPLKPREDFSFEEQQLIRSLIDNVEQQTIDIIKSKPVATRGYSPTYLQEVAKNVKEKVTDFESERKYALKKEFTVDLLLYVFDKAGSLISDSHNKFKMNNDAVTFIESKKMQYYNIFRSFCKGNSSAVVLGELICEKLKVSTVEAVCNKTAIDLAGEIRCSFPAFNGNRLNLEKHVLKSLAEKEDFDGFINYIRRPRSQVESFIKEEVERYIYPKHKAKAQKILKKNVEDINKHVSQALFDATEKVKTQGGNTDMWLKEFSSLIKDVLTFDTISSENFSDINKFDFLKEELEKGLTSIIKELNSLSLEKMKEFRLKPDQILIDQLCNCCWVKCPFCGAVCTNTLENHSPDDHSVPFHRPDGIKGWHFRNTVEMCIDFCTTNVASDHSFYPRHDSDKFIPFKQYRTGGPEYADWRITPDESKLAYWKWFICRFQKQLQDHYNLKMQGNGEIPKEWKKYSKEEAIKSLDEMCQ from the coding sequence ATGAAGGAGCAATATCAAAGACAAATTGAAACACTGCTCTCCAGACTTCACCTTCAagacaaatataaacaaaagtTGACACCAGCTGATTTTCTTAGAATAAATCGATCTGTGAAACAGCACCATGACACATCCGAGAAAGATCTAGCTCACACTTTTCTTCAGAGGTTGATGATGTTAGACTACAGATCCAGATATATTCCTATAAAACAAGACAGTCCTGAGATAAGCTACTCAGAGccagaaaatacaaaaacagaagaagatgACTTTGATGTTGTTTTTAGTACAAGTGTAGATTCTGATCAGCCAAAACAGTCTCATGTTCATCCAATGGATGTTCAAATGGCAGTATTTCACTGCTCAGACAGCTTTCTGAAGCAGAACATGATCACAAAGCTATCACAGTGTCAGTACGCCTTACCTTTGCTTGTTCCCGACCCAGTCACAATGGACATTGAGTGTCCTCTGTGGACATTCAGACAAATAAGAAAAAGCTGGAAGATAACTCAAACCAAAGATGATTCAAACACTGTCACCATGAAGAGTATTCCCATTTACAGAGCTGAAACGCCCATGGTATCATTTATCCGTCTTGGTTCACTGTCACTGTCTAAATCTCAGCTGATGAACACTTTGATCAACGAGCGTCACAGCACCTTCTTCCACAGAAACTGCCCAGGAAGCACCAAATCTCGCCATTTAATGGACGGTGTGGCAGAGATTGCCTGGTACTGCCCTGCTGGTAAACCCAATGATGCCTTCAGTGACTGCATTACCTTCTGTAATCTTCATGGTGATGCTCTGATGATTGAAAAACAGCGTGAAATACTGATGGAAAAATCTTCAGTCAATGTTGTTCTGGTACCAACTCTGGAGAGAGGTGACAAAAGTTGGACAGTTATCTCAGCCCTCCTCAACTCTCCTAAACCTCTCATTTGTCTCATTGTTGATAATGATTGTGgtgcaataaaaatgaaagagggaaaataCAAAATGGGCCTTAAAGACAAAAGCCAGTCAGATGTTTCTGAAGAACTGAAAGGAATCATTGGAAAAATCTTGTCTGGACCACATACAGTCTTCAAGCTAGCAACCATGGCTGAGGTCTCTGGAATCAGAGTGGATGAAGATGACACAGTCTGCCGAAAAGGAAAAACTGCTGCTATGAAAATAGTGGATTTACTTCAAGGGATGGATGTTTCAAAGATCAAAGATAAATATCTCAAGTGTCAAGGCCAACTGTGGCATGACTGGTGCAAAATAAACAAGGAACAGTATCACCTCAAAGGGGACATTGAGAAggagaaatgtaaaaaacaacaggaaatgaagaaaatacGTCAAGAACAATGTTCTGCTTCCTGTAGTAAACTGATGAAGTTGTTCATTGAAAGTCTCTCATCTCTGCCATCAGAAGAAAAAGAGTATTTCCTGAAATGGATTCAGATCTTACTGGATGCACTCTCCACAGATGATCTGTCCTCAATTCTCCAGAAATATGATGAGAAGTGGTCTGAGGTCTTGACTTTGAAGAAGAAGCATGATAAATCAAAACAGCTAATGAGCAAGCAAACTGAGCTTGAGGAAATATCAAAAAAACTGCAGTCAGCTACTTTTGGCTTAGAGCACATCTTTAGAGAAATTGGACAGATCTATGAAGCTCATAAATCTTTGCAGGAACAAACAAAGATGGAAGAGACTGACTGGTCTAAATACCCTGAGCTGGCTGCAGAGCTGATGATATCAGGACACCCAATGGAGCTGATGGATGGTGATGCAGGTCATGTGCCTTTAACATGGATCTCTAGTCTTTTAGATGAAGTCATCAAGAAACTGGGTGACAAGAGAGTTTTTGTTCTGTCAGTTTTGGGCGTACAAAGCAGTGGAAAATCCACCATGTTGAATGCCATGTTTGGATTACAGTTTGCTGTAAGTGCTGGCAGGTGCACCAAGGGTGCCTTCATGCAGCTGGTCAAAGTgtcagaagagaagaagaaagacttTAAGTTTGACTATGTTCTAGTGGTGGACACTGAAGGACTGCGTGCTCTTGAGCTGGCAGGAAACGCCACTCTTCACCACGACAATGAACTGGCAACATTTGTTGTTGGTCTGGGAAACATGACATTGATCAACATCTTTGGAGAGAATCCAGCTGAGATGCAAGATGTCCTTCAGATTGTTGTTCAGGCTTTCATGAGGATGAAGAAAGTTAAACTTTCTCcaagttgtgtgtttgttcaccAGAATGTTACAGATATTGGAGCTGCAGAGAAAAACATGGATGGAAAGAGGCGACTGCAAGAAAAACTGGACCAGATGACTAAACTAGCTGCCAAAGAAGAGGTTTGTGATGCTGAATGCTTCAATGACATCATTAAATTTGATGTGCAGAAAGATGTGAAATACTTTGCCCAACTGTGGGAGGGAAGTCCACCCATGGCTCCTCCAAACCCAGGTTATAGTGAGAGCGTCCAGGATTTAAAGAACAGCATCCTCTCTAAAGCTTCACAGTCTACTGGGACGACTCTCTCACAGTTCAAAAGCAACATAAAGGACCTGTGGAATGCCCTTCTGAAAGAAAACTTTGTTTTCAGCTTCAAAAACACACTTGAAATTGCAGTGTACAGAAAACTTGAGGTCCAATATGCGAACTGGACCTGGACCCTGAGGAGCCACATGTTGACCATTGAGAACCAGCTTCATACCAGGATTGAAAATGGAAAACTTGACAACGTTGAGCTCAGCtatctttttaaagaaatgagcAAAACATATGAAGAAATTGAGAAAGGCATGGAGGTGTACTTTGATgatgacagagacaaagagatgtTGGTTCAGTGGCGAGGCCGATTTGAAATCAAAATCAAAGAGTTTCATGATGAACAGGTGAGAGGAGTTAAAAGAAAACTGGATAAGGTAATTCAACAGAAGAAGGCTTGTAAAAAGATGGATGATAAGAAGACAGAGTTTGAGAAGAAACTGCTACAAGAGAGCAAAGAGCTTGCTCAGCAGTTAAAAGACAAGGCCAAAGATGAAGAGGAACTTCAAAAACAGTTCAACAGTGTTTGGAGTGTCTGGGTTTCCGAATTCACTAGAGACATAAAACCTATTGAGGACATCAACCTGGAACAAGAACAAATGTCCATCCTTCACGAGCTCGGTATTGAATGTTCTCTTATAGATGATTCAAAGAGCTgtgaaaactacaaaaagaTATCAAAGATTGGGGATTATTATACGTATGTAACCCTGAACAAGCACCAAGAGCTCTGCAACAAAAGGCAAAACAGGAACACAAAAGAGCAAGGAACATTGAAAACTACATGGGTGTCCTTGAGGaatttttttcaaaaagaacCACTGAAACCAAGAGAAGATTTTTCATTTGAAGAACAACAACTGATCAGATCCCTCATTGATAATGTTGAACAACAGACCATTGACATTATTAAGAGCAAACCTGTAGCTACAAGAGGCTACAGTCCAACTTACTTGCAAgaagtggccaaaaatgtcaaagaaaaagTGACAGATTTTGAATCAGAGAGGAAATATGCTCTGAAGAAGGAGTTTACAGTTGATctattactgtatgtgtttgacaAGGCAGGAAGTTTGATTTCAGACTCACACAACAAATTCAAGATGAACAATGATGCTGTAACTTTTATAGAAAGCAAGAAAATGCAGTATTACAACATTTTTAGAAGTTTTTGCAAAGGAAACTCATCTGCTGTTGTGCTTGGAGAACTGATCTGTGAAAAACTGAAGGTTTCTACTGTTGAAGCTGTCTGTAACAAAACTGCCATTGATCTCGCTGGAGAGATAAGGTGCAGTTTCCCAGCATTCAATGGGAACAGGTTGAACTTGGAGAAACATGTGTTGAAGTCACTGGCAGAGAAAGAAGACTTTGATGGTTTCATCAACTACATCCGACGCCCAAGGAGCCAAGTAGAGAGTTTCATaaaagaggaagtagagagaTACATCTACCCAAAACACAAAGCTAAAGCACAGAAAATATTGAAGAAAAATGTTGAAGACATTAATAAACATGTGAGTCAAGCTTTGTTCGATGCAACAGAGAAAGTCAAAACTCAGGGAGGAAACACAGACATGTGGCTGAAGGAATTTTCCAGTTTGATAAAAGATGTGCTGACATTTGACACCATTAGTTCTGAAAATTTCAGTGACATAAACAAATTTGACTTTCTTAAAGAAGAGCTAGAGAAAGGACTTACCTCCATCATTAAAGAGTTGAACAGCCTCTCTttggaaaagatgaaggaattCAGGCTGAAGCCAGATCAAATCCTCAttgatcagctgtgtaactGCTGCTGGGTAAAGTGTCCATTCTGTGGAGCTGTTTGTACAAACACCTTGGAAAATCACAGTCCTGATGATCACAGTGTGCCATTTCATCGACCAGATGGGATCAAAGGATGGCACTTTAGAAACACAGTGGAGATGTGCATTGATTTTTGTACAACCAATGTTGCAAGTGATCACAGTTTTTACCCTCGTCATGATTCAGACAAGTTCATTCCCTTTAAACAGTACCGCACTGGTGGCCCAGAATATGCTGACTGGAGAATTACTCCTGATGAGTCTAAGCTAGCGTACTGGAAATGGTTTATATGTCGATTTCAAAAGCAGCTTCAAGACCACTATAACTTAAAAATGCAGGGCAACGGTGAAATTCCCAAAGAGTGGAAAAAATACTCCAAAGAAGAAGCTATTAAAAGTCTGGATGAAATGTGTCAGTGA
- the LOC128378196 gene encoding interferon-induced very large GTPase 1-like isoform X1, producing MMDGNEVIALLEKIDVMVSDNDPHCYSGLMCDDTKEQKDSESQQNPTDEFEKNASDVKLKCDPLNEPDDVEHSEKKDDSTTSGGESHIKSLTASADEKGTLHTDVDGNKNEKSEKTFEEINMKEQYQRQIETLLSRLHLQDKYKQKLTPADFLRINRSVKQHHDTSEKDLAHTFLQRLMMLDYRSRYIPIKQDSPEISYSEPENTKTEEDDFDVVFSTSVDSDQPKQSHVHPMDVQMAVFHCSDSFLKQNMITKLSQCQYALPLLVPDPVTMDIECPLWTFRQIRKSWKITQTKDDSNTVTMKSIPIYRAETPMVSFIRLGSLSLSKSQLMNTLINERHSTFFHRNCPGSTKSRHLMDGVAEIAWYCPAGKPNDAFSDCITFCNLHGDALMIEKQREILMEKSSVNVVLVPTLERGDKSWTVISALLNSPKPLICLIVDNDCGAIKMKEGKYKMGLKDKSQSDVSEELKGIIGKILSGPHTVFKLATMAEVSGIRVDEDDTVCRKGKTAAMKIVDLLQGMDVSKIKDKYLKCQGQLWHDWCKINKEQYHLKGDIEKEKCKKQQEMKKIRQEQCSASCSKLMKLFIESLSSLPSEEKEYFLKWIQILLDALSTDDLSSILQKYDEKWSEVLTLKKKHDKSKQLMSKQTELEEISKKLQSATFGLEHIFREIGQIYEAHKSLQEQTKMEETDWSKYPELAAELMISGHPMELMDGDAGHVPLTWISSLLDEVIKKLGDKRVFVLSVLGVQSSGKSTMLNAMFGLQFAVSAGRCTKGAFMQLVKVSEEKKKDFKFDYVLVVDTEGLRALELAGNATLHHDNELATFVVGLGNMTLINIFGENPAEMQDVLQIVVQAFMRMKKVKLSPSCVFVHQNVTDIGAAEKNMDGKRRLQEKLDQMTKLAAKEEVCDAECFNDIIKFDVQKDVKYFAQLWEGSPPMAPPNPGYSESVQDLKNSILSKASQSTGTTLSQFKSNIKDLWNALLKENFVFSFKNTLEIAVYRKLEVQYANWTWTLRSHMLTIENQLHTRIENGKLDNVELSYLFKEMSKTYEEIEKGMEVYFDDDRDKEMLVQWRGRFEIKIKEFHDEQVRGVKRKLDKVIQQKKACKKMDDKKTEFEKKLLQESKELAQQLKDKAKDEEELQKQFNSVWSVWVSEFTRDIKPIEDINLEQEQMSILHELGIECSLIDDSKSCENYKKISKIGDYYTYVTLNKHQELCNKRQNRNTKEQGTLKTTWVSLRNFFQKEPLKPREDFSFEEQQLIRSLIDNVEQQTIDIIKSKPVATRGYSPTYLQEVAKNVKEKVTDFESERKYALKKEFTVDLLLYVFDKAGSLISDSHNKFKMNNDAVTFIESKKMQYYNIFRSFCKGNSSAVVLGELICEKLKVSTVEAVCNKTAIDLAGEIRCSFPAFNGNRLNLEKHVLKSLAEKEDFDGFINYIRRPRSQVESFIKEEVERYIYPKHKAKAQKILKKNVEDINKHVSQALFDATEKVKTQGGNTDMWLKEFSSLIKDVLTFDTISSENFSDINKFDFLKEELEKGLTSIIKELNSLSLEKMKEFRLKPDQILIDQLCNCCWVKCPFCGAVCTNTLENHSPDDHSVPFHRPDGIKGWHFRNTVEMCIDFCTTNVASDHSFYPRHDSDKFIPFKQYRTGGPEYADWRITPDESKLAYWKWFICRFQKQLQDHYNLKMQGNGEIPKEWKKYSKEEAIKSLDEMCQ from the exons GTACCTTACATACAGATGTGGATGGAAACAAGAATGAG aaaTCAGAGAAGACTTTTGAAGAGATCAACATGAAGGAGCAATATCAAAGACAAATTGAAACACTGCTCTCCAGACTTCACCTTCAagacaaatataaacaaaagtTGACACCAGCTGATTTTCTTAGAATAAATCGATCTGTGAAACAGCACCATGACACATCCGAGAAAGATCTAGCTCACACTTTTCTTCAGAGGTTGATGATGTTAGACTACAGATCCAGATATATTCCTATAAAACAAGACAGTCCTGAGATAAGCTACTCAGAGccagaaaatacaaaaacagaagaagatgACTTTGATGTTGTTTTTAGTACAAGTGTAGATTCTGATCAGCCAAAACAGTCTCATGTTCATCCAATGGATGTTCAAATGGCAGTATTTCACTGCTCAGACAGCTTTCTGAAGCAGAACATGATCACAAAGCTATCACAGTGTCAGTACGCCTTACCTTTGCTTGTTCCCGACCCAGTCACAATGGACATTGAGTGTCCTCTGTGGACATTCAGACAAATAAGAAAAAGCTGGAAGATAACTCAAACCAAAGATGATTCAAACACTGTCACCATGAAGAGTATTCCCATTTACAGAGCTGAAACGCCCATGGTATCATTTATCCGTCTTGGTTCACTGTCACTGTCTAAATCTCAGCTGATGAACACTTTGATCAACGAGCGTCACAGCACCTTCTTCCACAGAAACTGCCCAGGAAGCACCAAATCTCGCCATTTAATGGACGGTGTGGCAGAGATTGCCTGGTACTGCCCTGCTGGTAAACCCAATGATGCCTTCAGTGACTGCATTACCTTCTGTAATCTTCATGGTGATGCTCTGATGATTGAAAAACAGCGTGAAATACTGATGGAAAAATCTTCAGTCAATGTTGTTCTGGTACCAACTCTGGAGAGAGGTGACAAAAGTTGGACAGTTATCTCAGCCCTCCTCAACTCTCCTAAACCTCTCATTTGTCTCATTGTTGATAATGATTGTGgtgcaataaaaatgaaagagggaaaataCAAAATGGGCCTTAAAGACAAAAGCCAGTCAGATGTTTCTGAAGAACTGAAAGGAATCATTGGAAAAATCTTGTCTGGACCACATACAGTCTTCAAGCTAGCAACCATGGCTGAGGTCTCTGGAATCAGAGTGGATGAAGATGACACAGTCTGCCGAAAAGGAAAAACTGCTGCTATGAAAATAGTGGATTTACTTCAAGGGATGGATGTTTCAAAGATCAAAGATAAATATCTCAAGTGTCAAGGCCAACTGTGGCATGACTGGTGCAAAATAAACAAGGAACAGTATCACCTCAAAGGGGACATTGAGAAggagaaatgtaaaaaacaacaggaaatgaagaaaatacGTCAAGAACAATGTTCTGCTTCCTGTAGTAAACTGATGAAGTTGTTCATTGAAAGTCTCTCATCTCTGCCATCAGAAGAAAAAGAGTATTTCCTGAAATGGATTCAGATCTTACTGGATGCACTCTCCACAGATGATCTGTCCTCAATTCTCCAGAAATATGATGAGAAGTGGTCTGAGGTCTTGACTTTGAAGAAGAAGCATGATAAATCAAAACAGCTAATGAGCAAGCAAACTGAGCTTGAGGAAATATCAAAAAAACTGCAGTCAGCTACTTTTGGCTTAGAGCACATCTTTAGAGAAATTGGACAGATCTATGAAGCTCATAAATCTTTGCAGGAACAAACAAAGATGGAAGAGACTGACTGGTCTAAATACCCTGAGCTGGCTGCAGAGCTGATGATATCAGGACACCCAATGGAGCTGATGGATGGTGATGCAGGTCATGTGCCTTTAACATGGATCTCTAGTCTTTTAGATGAAGTCATCAAGAAACTGGGTGACAAGAGAGTTTTTGTTCTGTCAGTTTTGGGCGTACAAAGCAGTGGAAAATCCACCATGTTGAATGCCATGTTTGGATTACAGTTTGCTGTAAGTGCTGGCAGGTGCACCAAGGGTGCCTTCATGCAGCTGGTCAAAGTgtcagaagagaagaagaaagacttTAAGTTTGACTATGTTCTAGTGGTGGACACTGAAGGACTGCGTGCTCTTGAGCTGGCAGGAAACGCCACTCTTCACCACGACAATGAACTGGCAACATTTGTTGTTGGTCTGGGAAACATGACATTGATCAACATCTTTGGAGAGAATCCAGCTGAGATGCAAGATGTCCTTCAGATTGTTGTTCAGGCTTTCATGAGGATGAAGAAAGTTAAACTTTCTCcaagttgtgtgtttgttcaccAGAATGTTACAGATATTGGAGCTGCAGAGAAAAACATGGATGGAAAGAGGCGACTGCAAGAAAAACTGGACCAGATGACTAAACTAGCTGCCAAAGAAGAGGTTTGTGATGCTGAATGCTTCAATGACATCATTAAATTTGATGTGCAGAAAGATGTGAAATACTTTGCCCAACTGTGGGAGGGAAGTCCACCCATGGCTCCTCCAAACCCAGGTTATAGTGAGAGCGTCCAGGATTTAAAGAACAGCATCCTCTCTAAAGCTTCACAGTCTACTGGGACGACTCTCTCACAGTTCAAAAGCAACATAAAGGACCTGTGGAATGCCCTTCTGAAAGAAAACTTTGTTTTCAGCTTCAAAAACACACTTGAAATTGCAGTGTACAGAAAACTTGAGGTCCAATATGCGAACTGGACCTGGACCCTGAGGAGCCACATGTTGACCATTGAGAACCAGCTTCATACCAGGATTGAAAATGGAAAACTTGACAACGTTGAGCTCAGCtatctttttaaagaaatgagcAAAACATATGAAGAAATTGAGAAAGGCATGGAGGTGTACTTTGATgatgacagagacaaagagatgtTGGTTCAGTGGCGAGGCCGATTTGAAATCAAAATCAAAGAGTTTCATGATGAACAGGTGAGAGGAGTTAAAAGAAAACTGGATAAGGTAATTCAACAGAAGAAGGCTTGTAAAAAGATGGATGATAAGAAGACAGAGTTTGAGAAGAAACTGCTACAAGAGAGCAAAGAGCTTGCTCAGCAGTTAAAAGACAAGGCCAAAGATGAAGAGGAACTTCAAAAACAGTTCAACAGTGTTTGGAGTGTCTGGGTTTCCGAATTCACTAGAGACATAAAACCTATTGAGGACATCAACCTGGAACAAGAACAAATGTCCATCCTTCACGAGCTCGGTATTGAATGTTCTCTTATAGATGATTCAAAGAGCTgtgaaaactacaaaaagaTATCAAAGATTGGGGATTATTATACGTATGTAACCCTGAACAAGCACCAAGAGCTCTGCAACAAAAGGCAAAACAGGAACACAAAAGAGCAAGGAACATTGAAAACTACATGGGTGTCCTTGAGGaatttttttcaaaaagaacCACTGAAACCAAGAGAAGATTTTTCATTTGAAGAACAACAACTGATCAGATCCCTCATTGATAATGTTGAACAACAGACCATTGACATTATTAAGAGCAAACCTGTAGCTACAAGAGGCTACAGTCCAACTTACTTGCAAgaagtggccaaaaatgtcaaagaaaaagTGACAGATTTTGAATCAGAGAGGAAATATGCTCTGAAGAAGGAGTTTACAGTTGATctattactgtatgtgtttgacaAGGCAGGAAGTTTGATTTCAGACTCACACAACAAATTCAAGATGAACAATGATGCTGTAACTTTTATAGAAAGCAAGAAAATGCAGTATTACAACATTTTTAGAAGTTTTTGCAAAGGAAACTCATCTGCTGTTGTGCTTGGAGAACTGATCTGTGAAAAACTGAAGGTTTCTACTGTTGAAGCTGTCTGTAACAAAACTGCCATTGATCTCGCTGGAGAGATAAGGTGCAGTTTCCCAGCATTCAATGGGAACAGGTTGAACTTGGAGAAACATGTGTTGAAGTCACTGGCAGAGAAAGAAGACTTTGATGGTTTCATCAACTACATCCGACGCCCAAGGAGCCAAGTAGAGAGTTTCATaaaagaggaagtagagagaTACATCTACCCAAAACACAAAGCTAAAGCACAGAAAATATTGAAGAAAAATGTTGAAGACATTAATAAACATGTGAGTCAAGCTTTGTTCGATGCAACAGAGAAAGTCAAAACTCAGGGAGGAAACACAGACATGTGGCTGAAGGAATTTTCCAGTTTGATAAAAGATGTGCTGACATTTGACACCATTAGTTCTGAAAATTTCAGTGACATAAACAAATTTGACTTTCTTAAAGAAGAGCTAGAGAAAGGACTTACCTCCATCATTAAAGAGTTGAACAGCCTCTCTttggaaaagatgaaggaattCAGGCTGAAGCCAGATCAAATCCTCAttgatcagctgtgtaactGCTGCTGGGTAAAGTGTCCATTCTGTGGAGCTGTTTGTACAAACACCTTGGAAAATCACAGTCCTGATGATCACAGTGTGCCATTTCATCGACCAGATGGGATCAAAGGATGGCACTTTAGAAACACAGTGGAGATGTGCATTGATTTTTGTACAACCAATGTTGCAAGTGATCACAGTTTTTACCCTCGTCATGATTCAGACAAGTTCATTCCCTTTAAACAGTACCGCACTGGTGGCCCAGAATATGCTGACTGGAGAATTACTCCTGATGAGTCTAAGCTAGCGTACTGGAAATGGTTTATATGTCGATTTCAAAAGCAGCTTCAAGACCACTATAACTTAAAAATGCAGGGCAACGGTGAAATTCCCAAAGAGTGGAAAAAATACTCCAAAGAAGAAGCTATTAAAAGTCTGGATGAAATGTGTCAGTGA